A genomic region of Kluyveromyces marxianus DMKU3-1042 DNA, complete genome, chromosome 5 contains the following coding sequences:
- the CKB1 gene encoding casein kinase 2 regulatory subunit CKB1 — translation MSLIEAANDSSDSGAYEEWIPTFCSRFGHEYFCQVPTDFIEDDFNLTGLSQEVAYYRKALDTILDLESTSDEEDEKPANGKGHDDQQQVTRSIIEHSAEQLYGLIHARYILTKPGLQAMAEKFDRKEFGTCPRYYCGSIQLLPCGLSDTLGKQTVRLYCPSCQDLYIPQSSRHLSLEGAYWGTSFPGVFLKHFKELEDYVEKKSKDTYELKIFGFSIAKEAVCGPRMRWLRQYPKTDEEWEEFKKCEFEIPSSLLEDAKDTDPNSGSNDINSSNSK, via the coding sequence ATGTCATTGATAGAGGCAGCCAACGACTCTAGTGATAGTGGGGCCTACGAGGAGTGGATTCCAACTTTTTGCTCGCGTTTTGGGCACGAGTATTTTTGCCAGGTGCCTACGGATTTCATCGAGGATGACTTCAACTTGACTGGGCTTTCGCAAGAGGTTGCATATTACAGGAAGGCCCTTGATACGATACTGGACTTGGAATCGACTTCTGATGAGGAAGACGAGAAGCCTGCTAACGGGAAGGGCCACGATGACCAGCAGCAGGTGACTAGGTCGATCATAGAGCATTCAGCGGAACAGTTATACGGGCTAATACACGCAAGGTATATCTTGACGAAGCCCGGCTTGCAAGCGATGGCGGAGAAGTTTGACCGAAAGGAGTTTGGTACGTGCCCCAGATATTACTGTGGCAGCATCCAGTTACTCCCATGTGGGCTAAGTGATACATTGGGCAAACAAACGGTAAGGTTATATTGTCCCAGCTGCCAGGATTTATACATTCCGCAGTCCAGCCGTCATTTGTCATTGGAGGGCGCATATTGGGGCACAAGTTTCCCCGGTGTGTTCTTGAAGCATTTCAAAGAGCTAGAAGACTACGtcgagaagaagagcaaagaTACCTACGAGTTGAAGATTTTTGGCTTCTCGATTGCAAAAGAAGCAGTATGCGGACCCAGAATGAGATGGCTCAGACAGTATCCGAAAACCGACGAGGAGTGggaagaattcaagaaatgtGAATTCGAGATCCCAAGTTCACTCCTCGAGGATGCCAAAGACACAGACCCAAATTCTGGAAGTAATGATATAAACAGTAGTAATTCTAAGTAA
- the JAC1 gene encoding J-type chaperone JAC1 has translation MYRFLVRKYSSEGSKNLFQLFPKTFVHGKPQWEVDLKKLRKEYRQLQSEYHPDVLTSTVNDMSSQLNKAYKTLSKPLTRSQYILSLHGIDLSQDGEAQKVMSKDPQLLMQVLDVHEQLEDISGESDLKVIEQANKQRLKDCEERLKKAHESQDWEAAATLTVELRYWSNLDNAIKEWEPGKPILLTH, from the coding sequence ATGTACCGTTTCTTGGTGAGAAAATACTCGAGTGAAGGTTCGAAGAACTTGTTTCAACTGTTCCCTAAAACTTTTGTCCATGGCAAACCGCAGTGGGAAGTtgatttgaagaagcttaGAAAGGAATATCGTCAGTTACAATCTGAGTACCATCCTGACGTTTTGACAAGTACTGTAAATGACATGTCTTCTCAGTTGAACAAGGCTTATAAGACCCTTAGTAAGCCTTTAACTCGTTCTCAGTATATTTTGAGTCTCCACGGGATCGATTTGAGTCAGGATGGGGAGGCACAAAAGGTGATGTCCAAGGATCCGCAATTGTTGATGCAGGTACTAGATGTACATGAACAATTAGAGGATATTAGTGGTGAAAGCGACTTGAAGGTTATTGAACAAGCAAACAAGCAAAGATTGAAAGACTGTGAGGAAAGACTAAAGAAGGCACATGAATCTCAAGACTGGGAAGCTGCGGCCACTCTTACAGTCGAGTTAAGATATTGGAGTAACCTTGACAATGCCATCAAGGAGTGGGAACCTGGCAAACCAATTCTATTGACTCATTAA
- the ATE1 gene encoding arginyltransferase, whose protein sequence is MNLAEKLIISRPLYISDSDDPKCGYCKGQKDNDNKFATEGWRDLHKDDLDTIKFQSTTVGFHTELITAEMYDKLCNLGYRRSGNFIYKTDMLRNCCRLYTIRTNKTYLKMSKELKMCLRKFKKNITSAEFKPKSHYSDWVEELCDYQSNSSTFKTVFEPALFSEEKFQLYVKYQESIHHDEGNTRDQFESFLCNSPFSEEEIMGTSEEWEQLNNWFNLKSDDVILRNGPVHECYYHNGKLIAVAVLDFFPSGISSVYFIWDPDYSKWSLGKVSALREIAILSKINRPYYYLGYYIEDCPKMNYKAKYGGEILDVCNNKYIPLSKVSPMLKNGELFVGTNQPTGALRQEIDTLSTEKVNFEENFHNAADEIYGPNGVAFETSNQSAQLLKRYGLNYDVTKTRDIYIHNDNNDKTDPHSRSRIHRFPNFVPGLVPLTEILEYFEKGTIREVNRNTMIFDTRFHSIRVLKDLELENSDTKTAICDVIRLIGLNNTKNAIVII, encoded by the coding sequence ATGAATCTAGCAGAGAAGTTAATCATTTCGAGGCCGCTATACATTTCTGATAGTGACGACCCGAAATGCGGTTACTGCAAGGGCCAGAAAGATAACGATAATAAATTTGCGACAGAAGGCTGGCGTGATTTACATAAAGATGACTTGGATACTATAAAGTTCCAGAGTACTACAGTTGGATTCCATACCGAGTTAATCACGGCAGAGATGTACGATAAGCTTTGCAATCTAGGATACAGAAGGTCTGGAAACTTTATTTATAAAACTGATATGCTACGGAACTGTTGTCGACTTTATACCATCCGGACAAACAAAACCTATCTCAAGATGTCTAAGGAATTGAAGATGTGCTTAAGAAAGTttaagaagaatatcacAAGTGCGGAATTTAAACCGAAATCACACTACTCAGACTGGGTTGAAGAATTATGTGATTACCAGAGCAATTCAAGCACTTTCAAAACTGTTTTTGAACCTGCACTGTTTTCAGAAGAGAAATTCCAACTCTACGTTAAGTACCAAGAGTCCATTCACCACGATGAGGGAAACACAAGGGATCAATTCGAATCGTTCTTGTGCAACTCTCCATtctcagaagaagaaataatGGGCACTTCCGAAGAATGGGAACAGTTAAACAATTGGTTCAACTTAAAAAGTGATGATGTCATTTTGAGAAACGGACCTGTCCATGAGTGCTATTATCACAATGGAAAGCTAATAGCGGTAGCCGTCCTCGACTTCTTCCCCAGTGGTATATCATCTGTTTATTTCATCTGGGATCCAGATTATAGTAAATGGTCTCTTGGAAAAGTAAGCGCCTTACGTGAGATAGCCATTTTGTCCAAAATCAACAGAccatattattatttggGGTACTACATCGAAGACTGCCCGAAGATGAACTACAAAGCCAAGTACGGGGGTGAGATTCTCGATGTGTGTAACAACAAGTACATCCCCCTATCAAAAGTAAGCCCAATGCTAAAAAACGGCGAACTCTTTGTAGGTACAAACCAGCCTACTGGTGCATTACGTCAAGAAATTGATACTTTATCCACCGAAAAGGtaaactttgaagaaaatttCCACAATGCAGCAGACGAAATATATGGTCCTAACGGTGTTGCTTTTGAAACATCTAATCAATCGGCACAACTACTCAAGAGATATGGCTTGAATTATGATGTCACAAAAACtagagatatatatatccatAATGACAACAATGATAAAACCGATCCCCATTCACGCTCTAGAATACATCGGTTCCCAAATTTTGTCCCTGGGTTGGTGCCACTCACGGAAATTCTCGAATACTTTGAAAAAGGTACTATAAGGGAAGTCAATCGCAACACGATGATCTTCGATACACGTTTTCATTCAATTAGAGTTCTAAAAGATCTAGAGTTGGAAAATTCAGATACTAAAACTGCTATCTGTGATGTCATAAGGCTTATAGGACTCAACAATACTAAGAATGCAATAGTGATTATATAG
- the KAP122 gene encoding Kap122p, which produces MDINQIVSLIESFNSSHDSKVINDIQNTLQEHQKSDHGIDLANALLSLDNVSANVKYFGALTYTVQLTSCLHSESQLWSIFQGNLIHLTRLIVMYTTHPTDNSSLIVTITKLMSNLSFIFLTVNQNSDGSINASKFPPWHNPVNTCIKLLQHCNESNLNQWNVNNTEISQNLIQSSMNAEVSYAELIECIKSSEALNKLVLLFTKVIVEDLNKYQSKRNSMSQVYEVVHQHLYISTMAILNYNLENMMSPNFSSEVFQCITSWINYISMARSVSTQGNMDLTEIFNNAINLMCITNANSVEFPYSESVISIFDDVFSNDPTLMSFEIRAKLEAIFLGVSRHSVNLSNDWMMAYMNHLVTNGLYEDLKVLASCVVDFLQISNLDVCNKLFTNIHGDTDENTLMEYIKVLLQLTNFPLVPILQETYSSKMVEFWLDLAEAYGNLSQESLKPNANEIAENIFNQVVQIYLPKNSLMNKQKILEEDDDQSLIHEFDDFRSATQDLMEILWTILGHSKLTIVLIQGVGQADTNNVDLYQVEAMSFLLAKLLDGVNFSQSPFISDAIGENKLIDNLLYLLQTGCKQKETTKTAQILKLDFVKATCTLLGVMATYFHVDSKPLGPIVQCLFECLETSRQYNTVEYAIKMELQLNKTLSLICEHCRRELIPFLPDFIVVLRSIMLPTSPVSHFTREKFVKSIGNIIQMCVSEGPEAQATHISNMVDMIGGLMQNTTDKSDMLSLLSCLSELGSGLSQLPDDEEFIENNPQYLQQLPIFQSYWQQDPMRIRDKVMQLVQYALSQHATDSEFVEVSCLVIGKAICLPDDIPHFLRYPLSDIISFLHSCASNCNYPAALPYIEYQLEKAITGFKDELTPQAFDEIFKQFFLNYYEEYITSDPDLIQSMVSWVNSVLESKPHLALKSQYWSSFIVPEFLKFLQAKEKFTISSTTKFWIKTLNNRRYTQEDTEFINNMFGSMGKQLVYQTMYSLFHAQRSDVPQYAELIRTLFAKYSMPMKGWLTEVLPEITGKPITFHERFINKLTVTRASRATSNIVLEWWLDCNGLPSLQ; this is translated from the coding sequence ATGGACATTAATCAGATTGTGTCTCTTATTGAATCTTTCAATAGCAGTCATGATTCGAAAGTGATCAACGACATTCAGAACACTTTGCAGGAACACCAGAAATCGGACCATGGGATCGATCTTGCTAATGCACTCTTGTCCTTAGACAATGTTTCTGCAAATGTGAAGTACTTTGGTGCCTTGACTTATACCGTCCAACTTACTTCATGTTTACACAGTGAAAGCCAGTTATGGTCTATATTTCAAGGAAACTTAATCCACTTAACTCGGCTCATTGTAATGTACACAACACATCCAACGGACAATTCGAGTTTAATAGTTACCATAACGAAATTAATGTCAAATCTTTCATTCATATTCTTGACTGTGAACCAGAACAGTGATGGTAGTATTAATGCTAGCAAGTTTCCGCCATGGCATAATCCTGTAAATACATGCATCAAATTGTTACAGCACTGTAACGAATCTAACTTGAACCAATGGAATGTAAACAATACAGAGATATCACAAAACTTGATACAAAGCAGCATGAATGCGGAAGTCTCTTACGCTGAACTAATCGAATGCATTAAATCTTCAGAGGCGTTAAACAAACTAGTACTATTGTTTACCAAAGTTATCGTCGAAGACTTGAATAAGTATCAGTCAAAGAGAAATTCTATGTCCCAAGTGTACGAGGTCGTGCATCAGCATTTATACATAAGCACGATGGCTATATTAAACTATAACTTGGAGAATATGATGTCACCTAATTTCTCTTCAGAAGTATTCCAGTGTATCACTTCTTGGATTAACTATATTTCCATGGCAAGAAGTGTCTCAACCCAAGGTAATATGGACTTGACGGAGATATTCAATAACGCAATAAACTTAATGTGCATAACTAATGCCAACTCAGTAGAATTTCCCTACTCAGAGTCTGTTATATCAATATTCGATGATGTATTCTCAAATGACCCAACTTTAATGTCTTTTGAAATACGTGCAAAATTGGAGGCCATATTCCTTGGTGTTTCAAGGCATTCTGTGAACTTGTCTAATGATTGGATGATGGCATATATGAATCATTTGGTTACCAATGGTTTGTATGAAGACTTAAAAGTTTTGGCCTCCTGCGTCGTTGACTTCCTACAAATTTCAAATCTTGACGTTTGCAACAAACTATTCACTAATATACACGGCGACACCGATGAAAATACCTTGATGGAATATATCAAAGTATTATTACAATTAACAAACTTCCCATTAGTGCCCATTTTGCAAGAAACGTATTCTTCTAAGATGGTAGAGTTCTGGCTAGATTTGGCTGAAGCGTACGGGAATTTATCacaagaatctttgaaacCAAATGCCAACGAAATTGCTGAGAATATCTTTAACCAAGTGGTTCAAATATATTTACCAAAAAATAGTTTAATGAACAAACAGAAGATTCTCGAGGAAGATGACGACCAGTCGCTCATCCATGAATTTGACGATTTCAGATCTGCTACACAAGATTTAATGGAGATACTTTGGACTATTTTGGGCCACAGTAAGCTTACAATTGTGCTAATTCAAGGGGTTGGCCAAGCAGATACCAATAATGTTGATTTATATCAAGTTGAGGCAATGTCTTTCCTTTTGGCTAAGTTATTAGATGGTGTAAACTTCTCTCAATCTCCATTTATTAGTGATGCTATCGGAGAAAACAAGCTAATAGATAACTTACTATATTTATTGCAAACAGGTTGTAAGCAAAAggaaacaacaaaaactgCACAAATTTTAAAGCTCGATTTTGTGAAGGCTACATGCACATTGCTTGGTGTTATGGCTACATACTTTCATGTTGATTCAAAGCCGCTTGGACCTATCGTTCAATGTCTATTTGAATGTCTTGAAACTTCAAGACAATATAACACTGTTGAATATGCGATTAAGATGGAACTACAACTAAACAAAACATTATCGTTAATATGTGAACATTGCAGGAGAGAATTGATACCTTTCTTGCCAGATTTTATCGTGGTATTGCGTTCAATTATGTTACCAACCTCTCCAGTTTCGCACTTCACCAGAGAAAAATTTGTCAAATCAATCGGTAACATCATCCAAATGTGTGTTTCAGAAGGTCCAGAAGCTCAAGCTACTCATATTTCGAACATGGTTGATATGATCGGAGGCTTGATGCAAAATACTACAGACAAATCTGATATGCTCTCATTACTATCTTGCCTTAGCGAGTTAGGTTCTGGTCTCTCACAGCTACCAGATGACGAAGAGTTCATCGAAAATAACCCACAATACTTACAGCAGTTGCCTATCTTCCAAAGCTATTGGCAGCAGGATCCAATGAGAATAAGGGATAAGGTGATGCAACTAGTTCAGTATGCATTATCGCAACATGCGACGGACTCAGAATTCGTTGAGGTGTCTTGTTTGGTAATCGGTAAGGCTATATGCTTACCCGATGATATACCGCACTTTTTGCGTTATCCATTGTCTGACATTATATCATTCCTACACTCTTGTGCTTCGAATTGCAACTACCCTGCTGCATTACCGTATATTGAATATCAGCTCGAAAAGGCGATTACCGGATTCAAAGATGAGCTCACCCCTCAAGCCTTCGATGAGATTTTCAagcaattctttttgaactACTATGAAGAATACATCACGTCCGATCCAGATCTCATCCAATCCATGGTTTCATGGGTCAACTCTGTCCTTGAATCCAAACCACACCTAGCATTGAAGTCTCAATACTGGTCTTCGTTCATTGTGCCTGAGTTCCTCAAGTTCTTGCAAGCAAAGGAAAAGTTCACAATCAGCTCTACAACTAAATTCTGGATCAAAACTCTAAACAATAGAAGATACACACAAGAGGATACAGAATTCATAAACAACATGTTCGGATCCATGGGGAAACAGCTTGTATATCAAACAATGTACTCCTTGTTCCATGCCCAAAGATCAGACGTACCACAATACGCCGAACTAATAAGGACTCTATTCGCCAAATACTCTATGCCCATGAAAGGATGGCTCACCGAAGTGTTGCCTGAAATTACAGGAAAGCCCATTACTTTCCACGAAAGGTTTATCAACAAACTAACAGTCACACGTGCATCCAGAGCAACAAGTAACATCGTGCTCGAATGGTGGTTGGACTGTAATGGTCTTCCAAGTCTCCAATGA
- the ARO8 gene encoding PLP-dependent aminotransferase family protein, whose product MTGCKDLSHLLSDEAKIRKPSPIKTTMKYFSDPDIIFLGAGMPPGDMFPFQSVSFESVSLDDDTSSSSTVKGCIGTNKDDLELQDDIPLGRALQYGNSRGQPELVSFLKEHSTIFHNIRYDDWDLITTAGSTQAWDACLRLFCNKGDTVLLEEYTYSSSVEAATAQGLNCVAMKTDNHGIVPEELEKLLQNWNSHSQGPFPKLLYTIPNGQNPTGSTLKDERKPAIIKLASKFDLLIIEDDPYYFLQMNEFGQPQSTIPDDLSSDPKEAKTQLLGQLSKSLLEWDYEGRVIRMDSVSKTFAPGCRLGWVIGPKYLLDNLWNYHEVSMQSTCGFAQTVINGMLQRWGQIGYMKWLLKLRNSYSIKRDHSLNQCFKYLPKDICSVNLPTSGMFFMVFIDAKKHPQFESKFQSNTDLMEQYLYEKFVNRGLLLACSSWFRVDPQKKDTLAFRGSYASVSAGKMEKGIRTLGDVIREEFQV is encoded by the coding sequence ATGACTGGATGCAAAGATCTATCCCACCTATTGAGCGACGAAGCAAAGATTCGTAAACCTTCTCCAATAAAGACCACGATGAAGTACTTTAGCGACCCCGATATCATATTTCTAGGCGCTGGGATGCCTCCTGGAGATATGTTTCCCTTCCAAAGCGTTTCTTTCGAGAGCGTTTCTCTAGATGATGAcacatcttcttcctctacTGTAAAAGGATGCATTGGTACCAATAAGGATGATTTAGAATTACAGGATGATATTCCTTTGGGCAGAGCCTTGCAGTATGGGAATTCTAGGGGCCAACCGGAGTTggtttctttcttaaaaGAGCACAGTACCATTTTTCACAATATCAGATATGATGATTGGGATCTGATTACAACAGCAGGATCTACACAGGCATGGGATGCCTGCTTGAGGTTATTTTGTAACAAAGGCGATACTGTGCTTCTCGAAGAGTATACGTACTCCTCGTCTGTGGAAGCCGCAACCGCGCAAGGGTTGAATTGTGTAGCTATGAAAACGGATAATCATGGGATTGTGCCCGAAGAGTTGGAAAAATTGCTCCAGAACTGGAACTCCCATAGCCAGGGACCTTTCCCCAAGCTACTCTACACCATACCCAATGGACAGAACCCAACAGGATCCACTTTGAAGGATGAAAGGAAACCAGCCATCATCAAACTTGCATCAAAATTCGATCTGCTCATCATAGAAGATGATCCCTATTACTTCTTGCAAATGAATGAATTCGGACAACCACAGAGCACCATTCCAGATGACTTATCTTCAGATCCCAAGGAGGCCAAGACGCAGCTTCTAGGACAATTGAGCAAATCATTACTAGAATGGGATTACGAAGGAAGAGTTATCAGAATGGATTCTGTTTCAAAGACGTTTGCGCCAGGCTGCAGATTAGGCTGGGTTATAGGGCCCAAGTATCTTTTGGATAATCTTTGGAATTACCATGAGGTGTCAATGCAATCGACTTGCGGGTTTGCTCAAACCGTAATTAACGGTATGCTTCAAAGATGGGGCCAAATTGGATACATGAAATGGCTCTTGAAGCTACGGAATAGCTATTCAATTAAAAGGGATCATAGTCTAAATCAATGTTTCAAGTATCTCCCAAAGGATATATGCAGCGTCAACCTACCAACATCAGGTATGTTCTTCATGGTATTTATCGACGCCAAAAAGCATCCTCAATTTGAGTCGAAATTCCAATCGAATACAGATCTTATGGAACAGTATCTTTATGAAAAATTTGTCAATAGAGGCCTCTTGTTGGCTTGCTCTTCATGGTTCCGCGTGGACCCACAAAAAAAGGATACACTAGCTTTCAGAGGATCGTATGCTTCTGTGAGTGCTGGTAAAATGGAAAAAGGTATCAGAACTTTGGGCGATGTCATTAGGGAGGAGTTTCAAGTTTAG
- the HIR1 gene encoding Hir1p, producing MKLLKLPWLQHREEHKSYEIYTCDVSPDSMRLATGGLDGKVRIWSVPDIVRFAKNPEIAMDKNVTLKPLSTMSRHAGSVTTVKFSPDGKYLASGSDDRILLIWELEAGPVQPMLGGESTDVEHWNVRRRLVAHDNDIQDICWAPDSSIMVSVGLDRSIIIWNGATFEKVKRFDVHQSHVKGVVFDPANKYFATASDDRTIKMFRYHKTGETSFSVEHVITEPFKGSPLTTYFRRLSWSPDGQHIAAPNAMNGPVSTVAIIERGTWESSISLVGHDQPTEVASFNPRIFKRKKAKAIEDKTEDGETIDVKKSRSADDVDCIVASSGQDKTLAIWSTSKARPILVAQDICSKSVTDMSWTPDGNVLFITSLDSSIVVLVFDDDEFGNAIPLEQNIEYLHRYGVDKDSLVFPETVDQLILEDEAKKSRKSTVDLSLLENRLGKPGTIAEPNILQVRSKKKVNLNDKKTADATNYEPPHVNILQVKRKNKITGVTEVLNDTVMKNGKKRVAPTLVSMGHSPDKGKKRATLQSGGTSLNSSLSQNSTKGGSEDRVSSANTLSKLQKSKLSKSSFNIPRLGIHTLIMGMKERARDNFFNQSSVESSLEENAVDVMQTPQPADQEVAEEHILTLNSKTTIDKIWRDEPNTRYLEFNSILPDADAVLREMGRIDDLYVLEVRNGVERSIQFDTEALYDNPTRVIGYHTGQRSFELFFPDVVLSCVGSMEMKTWVLATTTGQVYFIDTLGQARCPRISIGHKIIKLSTSGRHVVAITETALIYVWDLEKMTMTHKQIPLLPLLARDPITGNRARFTSKIKAIRVTENDHIEITMTDSDPISEQATTAAIQFNYSSDLCCWCSNAAELSASV from the coding sequence ATGAAACTACTAAAACTCCCTTGGTTGCAGCATCGAGAGGAGCACAAGAGCTATGAGATTTATACATGCGATGTTAGTCCGGATTCTATGAGGCTTGCCACTGGTGGTTTGGATGGCAAGGTAAGGATATGGTCTGTACCTGACATTGTAAGGTTTGCCAAGAACCCAGAAATTGCAATGGATAAAAACGTGACTTTGAAGCCATTGAGCACAATGAGTCGACATGCCGGATCTGTAACCACAGTTAAGTTTTCTCCAGATGGAAAGTATCTTGCCAGCGGATCTGATGATAGAATACTATTGATATGGGAATTGGAGGCCGGTCCAGTGCAACCTATGTTGGGAGGCGAGAGTACAGATGTTGAGCACTGGAATGTACGAAGAAGACTAGTTGCCCATGACAATGATATCCAAGACATATGCTGGGCCCCAGATTCAAGTATCATGGTAAGTGTTGGGTTGGATCGATCCATAATCATATGGAATGGGGCAACTTTCGAGAAAGTTAAAAGGTTCGATGTTCATCAATCGCACGTGAAAGGTGTTGTCTTTGATCCAGCAAACAAGTACTTCGCTACCGCTTCAGATGACCGGACTATCAAAATGTTTAGATATCATAAAACTGGAGAAACATCATTCTCGGTAGAGCATGTTATTACAGAGCCATTTAAGGGCTCTCCTTTGACAACGTACTTTAGAAGATTATCGTGGTCCCCTGATGGTCAACATATTGCTGCTCCAAATGCCATGAATGGACCAGTATCTACAGTAGCAATCATAGAGAGAGGCACTTGGGAATCTTCAATAAGTTTAGTTGGCCATGACCAGCCAACCGAAGTGGCTTCGTTCAACCCAAGAATAtttaaaaggaaaaaggCAAAGGCGATTGAGGATAAAACGGAAGACGGCGAAACCATAGATGTAAAGAAATCAAGATCTGCTGATGACGTCGATTGCATAGTTGCGAGCTCTGGGCAAGACAAAACACTTGCAATTTGGTCAACTTCAAAGGCAAGGCCGATCCTTGTCGCACAAGATATCTGTAGTAAATCTGTCACTGATATGAGCTGGACTCCTGACGGTAACGTATTATTCATTACATCCTTGGACAGTTCCATAGTAGTACTAGTGTTcgacgatgatgaatttGGGAATGCAATTCCCTTAGAACAAAATATAGAATACCTTCATCGTTACGGTGTCGACAAGGACTCGCTCGTATTTCCTGAAACTGTTGATCAGCTCATACTTGAAGATGAGGCTAAGAAATCCAGAAAATCAACTGTCGACCTAAGTCTACTTGAAAACAGATTGGGCAAGCCTGGAACAATTGCCGAACCTAACATTTTACAAGTACGtagcaagaagaaggtaaaTCTGAACGACAAAAAGACCGCAGATGCAACTAACTACGAACCACCTCATGTTAATATTCTACAAGTGAAGCGTAAAAACAAGATCACAGGGGTAACTGAAGTTCTTAATGATACGGTGATGaagaatggaaagaaaagagtagCGCCAACACTTGTATCCATGGGTCACTCTCCAGATAAAGGCAAAAAGCGCGCTACTCTTCAATCAGGTGGAACATCTCTGAATAGTAGCTTATCGCAAAACTCAACAAAAGGTGGGTCCGAGGATAGAGTTTCTTCTGCCAATACGTTGTCAAAATTACAGAAGTCAAAATTAAGCAAATCTTCATTTAACATACCGCGTTTGGGTATTCACACACTAATAATGGGgatgaaagaaagagcacGGGACAATTTCTTTAATCAATCTTCAGTAGAATCATCCTTGGAAGAGAATGCCGTTGACGTAATGCAAACTCCCCAGCCAGCGGACCAAGAGGTTGCTGAAGAGCACATACTAACTTTAAACAGCAAAACCACAATAGATAAAATATGGAGAGATGAACCAAATACCAGATACTTGGAATTTAACTCAATTTTACCCGACGCCGATGCTGTGCTTCGGGAGATGGGCCGTATTGACGACTTATATGTTTTAGAAGTAAGAAATGGTGTTGAAAGAAGTATTCAATTTGATACCGAAGCGTTATATGATAATCCGACTCGTGTGATTGGTTACCACACTGGCCAAAGGtcttttgaacttttctttcccgATGTGGTGCTCAGTTGCGTTGGCTCAATGGAAATGAAAACTTGGGTTCTAGCCACAACAACTGGCCAGGTATACTTCATAGACACTTTGGGCCAAGCCCGTTGTCCGCGCATATCGATTGGCCACAAAATTATCAAACTCTCCACATCAGGAAGACACGTTGTAGCAATTACCGAGACCGCTCTCATCTACGTATGGGACTTGGAAAAGATGACTATGACCCACAAACAGATTCCACTCTTACCTCTTCTTGCACGTGACCCAATCACAGGCAACAGGGCTAGATTTACCTCAAAGATAAAGGCCATAAGAGTCACCGAAAATGATCATATAGAGATCACAATGACTGACTCTGATCCTATTTCCGAGCAAGCAACGACAGCCGCTATTCAATTCAACTATTCTTCTGATCTTTGCTGTTGGTGTTCAAACGCGGCTGAATTAAGCGCATCAGTGTAG